One part of the Nymphaea colorata isolate Beijing-Zhang1983 chromosome 8, ASM883128v2, whole genome shotgun sequence genome encodes these proteins:
- the LOC116258549 gene encoding uncharacterized protein LOC116258549 isoform X1: protein MVTRKRRRRSGEHPLVIDYRSPEDDGWYPVRLRLSGQTLTLRYVGFSSEYNEWFSGTSFRASGELEAFQRRFRRTTVQLQDGQCRQVAEGMTVSALHRNSEGDVTFYDAVVKKVCTAEHKVVDGEEECCCTFVLLWQHGRAAGSTTCANVGDICLLEHGNEQIHPLLDAFLHISQEKLDHGMQSLHSDPECDFSDRSQPIKVPNDAADKTASPCGADVQFSVKITEDVDGGSGKMYERETLTKCYYFIIENLERDLTATSIMDFIHYQTSVQCSAVVSPVVATENYARGVVILEGEECFKKVAGFLEDPNHIIMSVSGRPWVIMEHRSGTPNMIYGSLGLNVEERNILQKSEELPQNLKLVHKGTQEYIIGLKQKDLFMEFQHHLEGLHKRLEKILCSLSCGRG, encoded by the exons ATGGTGACGCGAAAGAGAAGGCGTAGATCCGGCGAGCACCCCCTGGTGATCGACTATCGGTCGCCGGAGGACGACGGTTGGTACCCTGTCCGGCTGCGGCTCAGCGGCCAGACATTGACCTTGAGATACGTCGGGTTCTCCTCCGAGTATAACGAGTGGTTCTCTGGCACTTCGTTTCGGGCGTCTGGCGAGCTAGAGGCCTTCCAGCGGAGGTTTCGGCGGACGACCGTCCAGCTTCAGGACGGGCAGTGCAGGCAGGTCGCCGAGGGGATGACGGTCTCCGCCCTGCACAGAAACAGCGAGGGCGACGTAACCTTCTACGATGCCGTCGTGAAGAAG GTATGCACTGCTGAGCACAAAGTTgttgatggagaagaagaatgcTGTTGCACATTCGTGTTGCTTTGGCAACACGGTCGTGCTGCTGGTTCAACAACTTGTGCCAATGTAGGAGATATTTGCTTGTTGGAACATGGAAATGAACAAATCCATCCATTGTTAGATGCCTTTTTGCATATTTCACAGGAAAAACTTGACCATGGGATGCAGTCATTGCATTCGGACCCTGAATGTGATTTTTCAGATAGATCTCAGCCAATCAAGGTTCCCAACGATGCAGCTGATAAGACGGCCTCACCTTGTGGTGCAGATGTTCAGTTTTCAGTGAAAATTACAGAAGATGTTGATGGGGGAAGTGGAAAGATGTACGAAAGGGAAACATTGACTAAGTGCTACtattttataattgaaaatcTGGAACGTGATTTGACTGCAACAAGTATCATGGACTTCATACATTATCAAACATCAGTCCAATGTAGTGCGGTTGTATCACCTGTCGTAGCAACCGAAAATTATGCTAGAGGAGTTGTCATTTTAGAAGGCGAAGAATGTTTTAAAAAGGTAGCTGGTTTTCTAGAGGATCCAAATCACATCATTATGTCTGTTAGTGGCAG GCCATGGGTGATAATGGAGCATAGATCTGGAACACCGAACATGATATATGGCTCTCTAGGGCTAAATGTGGAG GAGAGAAATATTCTGCAAAAAAGTGAAGAACTTCCTCAAAACTTGAAACTTGTTCATAAGGGAACTCAGGAATACATCATAGGCCTAAAACAAAAAGATTTATTTATGGAGTTCCAGCATCACCTTGAAGGCCTCCACAAGAGACTAGAGAAAATTTTGTGCAGCCTTTCATGTGGCAGAGGTTGA
- the LOC116258551 gene encoding protein COFACTOR ASSEMBLY OF COMPLEX C SUBUNIT B CCB4, chloroplastic has translation MFSTLLKPSLARPLLPIPLLERPSLGRLRLVKSDSSRIFARLQGGYRGPVPKKDWIVEWVLSNGDAVRSLPIYVGGFSLVAVLLNRTASLVAPVIDASSSQSRTDILALALAVTNILTGLVWLSIRPKYVPQVIPQGVQCRKMLPDLPPSIEAEVLWLWKSLEDVTCCRSLVIVYKNTCVLQIGVAAESSAKEGDIVIVDAEKFVQCSIYESVKKSLKQIYLANLSLYPGRSEFPFLPPNTQALILQPIGEKGMMVIGGDMIRGFTGADQSWITLLGEKLDATFSKAWADSSIPVER, from the exons ATGTTCTCAACTTTGTTAAAGCCATCGCTTGCCCGTCCTCTTCTTCCAATCCCTTTACTGGAGAGGCCTTCATTGGGTCGTCTTCGGCTGGTTAAGTCGGATTCCTCCAGAATTTTTGCGAGGCTTCAG GGTGGGTACAGAGGTCCAGTTCCAAAGAAGGATTGGATTGTCGAATGGGTTTTGAGTAACGGAGATGCTGTTCGCAGCCTCCCAATATATGTTGGTGGGTTCTCCCTCGTTGCTGTTCTTCTCAACCGTACAGCTTCACTCGTCGCCCCTGTGATCGATGCTAGCAG TTCGCAGTCAAGAACAGACATATTAGCTCTTGCATTGGCTGTCACTAATATTCTCACTGGCCTGGTCTGGTTGTCAATTCGGCCAAAATATGTACCTCAG GTGATTCCTCAAGGTGTTCAATGTCGAAAAATGTTGCCTGACTTACCACCTTCTATAGAAGCTGAGGTTCTATG GCTATGGAAAAGCCTTGAGGATGTAACATGTTGTCGATCATTAGTTATAGTTTATAAAAACACTTGTGTGCTTCAAATTGGTGTGGCAGCTGAATCTTCTGCAAAAGAGGGGGATATTGTCATTGTAGATGCTGAAAAGTTTGTTCAATGTTCCATCTATGAAAGTGTCAAGAAATCTCTGAAGC AGATTTATTTGGCAAATCTTTCTCTTTACCCAGGAAGGTCTGAATTCCCGTTTCTACCACCAAATACCCAG GCACTCATTTTGCAGCCAATTGGTGAAAAAGGAATGATGGTCATAGGTGGAGACATGATTAGAGGATTCACCGGTGCTGATCAG TCATGGATTACCCTACTTGGTGAAAAATTAGATGCGACATTTTCAAAAGCATGGGCTGATAGTTCTATTCCAGTTGAAAGATGA
- the LOC116258549 gene encoding uncharacterized protein LOC116258549 isoform X3, whose protein sequence is MVTRKRRRRSGEHPLVIDYRSPEDDGWYPVRLRLSGQTLTLRYVGFSSEYNEWFSGTSFRASGELEAFQRRFRRTTVQLQDGQCRQVAEGMTVSALHRNSEGDVTFYDAVVKKVCTAEHKVVDGEEECCCTFVLLWQHGRAAGSTTCANVGDICLLEHGNEQIHPLLDAFLHISQEKLDHGMQSLHSDPECDFSDRSQPIKVPNDAADKTASPCGADVQFSVKITEDVDGGSGKMPWVIMEHRSGTPNMIYGSLGLNVEERNILQKSEELPQNLKLVHKGTQEYIIGLKQKDLFMEFQHHLEGLHKRLEKILCSLSCGRG, encoded by the exons ATGGTGACGCGAAAGAGAAGGCGTAGATCCGGCGAGCACCCCCTGGTGATCGACTATCGGTCGCCGGAGGACGACGGTTGGTACCCTGTCCGGCTGCGGCTCAGCGGCCAGACATTGACCTTGAGATACGTCGGGTTCTCCTCCGAGTATAACGAGTGGTTCTCTGGCACTTCGTTTCGGGCGTCTGGCGAGCTAGAGGCCTTCCAGCGGAGGTTTCGGCGGACGACCGTCCAGCTTCAGGACGGGCAGTGCAGGCAGGTCGCCGAGGGGATGACGGTCTCCGCCCTGCACAGAAACAGCGAGGGCGACGTAACCTTCTACGATGCCGTCGTGAAGAAG GTATGCACTGCTGAGCACAAAGTTgttgatggagaagaagaatgcTGTTGCACATTCGTGTTGCTTTGGCAACACGGTCGTGCTGCTGGTTCAACAACTTGTGCCAATGTAGGAGATATTTGCTTGTTGGAACATGGAAATGAACAAATCCATCCATTGTTAGATGCCTTTTTGCATATTTCACAGGAAAAACTTGACCATGGGATGCAGTCATTGCATTCGGACCCTGAATGTGATTTTTCAGATAGATCTCAGCCAATCAAGGTTCCCAACGATGCAGCTGATAAGACGGCCTCACCTTGTGGTGCAGATGTTCAGTTTTCAGTGAAAATTACAGAAGATGTTGATGGGGGAAGTGGAAAGAT GCCATGGGTGATAATGGAGCATAGATCTGGAACACCGAACATGATATATGGCTCTCTAGGGCTAAATGTGGAG GAGAGAAATATTCTGCAAAAAAGTGAAGAACTTCCTCAAAACTTGAAACTTGTTCATAAGGGAACTCAGGAATACATCATAGGCCTAAAACAAAAAGATTTATTTATGGAGTTCCAGCATCACCTTGAAGGCCTCCACAAGAGACTAGAGAAAATTTTGTGCAGCCTTTCATGTGGCAGAGGTTGA
- the LOC116258549 gene encoding uncharacterized protein LOC116258549 isoform X2, which yields MVTRKRRRRSGEHPLVIDYRSPEDDGWYPVRLRLSGQTLTLRYVGFSSEYNEWFSGTSFRASGELEAFQRRFRRTTVQLQDGQCRQVAEGMTVSALHRNSEGDVTFYDAVVKKVCTAEHKVVDGEEECCCTFVLLWQHGRAAGSTTCANVGDICLLEHGNEQIHPLLDAFLHISQEKLDHGMQSLHSDPECDFSDRSQPIKVPNDAADKTASPCGADVQFSVKITEDVDGGSGKMYERETLTKCYYFIIENLERDLTATSIMDFIHYQTSVQCSAVVSPVVATENYARGVVILEGEECFKKVAGFLEDPNHIIMSVSGRREIFCKKVKNFLKT from the exons ATGGTGACGCGAAAGAGAAGGCGTAGATCCGGCGAGCACCCCCTGGTGATCGACTATCGGTCGCCGGAGGACGACGGTTGGTACCCTGTCCGGCTGCGGCTCAGCGGCCAGACATTGACCTTGAGATACGTCGGGTTCTCCTCCGAGTATAACGAGTGGTTCTCTGGCACTTCGTTTCGGGCGTCTGGCGAGCTAGAGGCCTTCCAGCGGAGGTTTCGGCGGACGACCGTCCAGCTTCAGGACGGGCAGTGCAGGCAGGTCGCCGAGGGGATGACGGTCTCCGCCCTGCACAGAAACAGCGAGGGCGACGTAACCTTCTACGATGCCGTCGTGAAGAAG GTATGCACTGCTGAGCACAAAGTTgttgatggagaagaagaatgcTGTTGCACATTCGTGTTGCTTTGGCAACACGGTCGTGCTGCTGGTTCAACAACTTGTGCCAATGTAGGAGATATTTGCTTGTTGGAACATGGAAATGAACAAATCCATCCATTGTTAGATGCCTTTTTGCATATTTCACAGGAAAAACTTGACCATGGGATGCAGTCATTGCATTCGGACCCTGAATGTGATTTTTCAGATAGATCTCAGCCAATCAAGGTTCCCAACGATGCAGCTGATAAGACGGCCTCACCTTGTGGTGCAGATGTTCAGTTTTCAGTGAAAATTACAGAAGATGTTGATGGGGGAAGTGGAAAGATGTACGAAAGGGAAACATTGACTAAGTGCTACtattttataattgaaaatcTGGAACGTGATTTGACTGCAACAAGTATCATGGACTTCATACATTATCAAACATCAGTCCAATGTAGTGCGGTTGTATCACCTGTCGTAGCAACCGAAAATTATGCTAGAGGAGTTGTCATTTTAGAAGGCGAAGAATGTTTTAAAAAGGTAGCTGGTTTTCTAGAGGATCCAAATCACATCATTATGTCTGTTAGTGGCAG GAGAGAAATATTCTGCAAAAAAGTGAAGAACTTCCTCAAAACTTGA